The following are encoded together in the Parabacteroides chongii genome:
- a CDS encoding DUF2971 domain-containing protein, with translation MLRSEFAKLLESTIIPEGIEQEDIKSRIYPISAALMSMLPQKLYRYRSCSTLNLDAFDKDLVYAVTADKFNDPYDTLVYYSLDNIQEQMRACCTEEFLEQFKQILETKDFEFPPSVIQFFGRNNLTGLKKQVISCNGINPLTLALFSVVMENILKEILLKMGDTLKVVSTIACLSESIDSVIMWSHYAQNHEGFALEYDLRFLLEQGEMNCCILPVIYDNNRFDANSFIQWYIAKSLGLDVKNIDSLSHLKMAIHKSTQWEYENEWRIIHSEKQPAAHSRATSLKIVPKAIYYGERISNIHKKTLHYIAQEKGIAEYDMYIDCGSLKYEMLYKPSQF, from the coding sequence ATGCTTCGGAGTGAATTTGCAAAATTGTTAGAATCCACAATAATTCCTGAAGGAATTGAGCAAGAGGACATAAAATCCCGAATCTATCCTATAAGTGCAGCATTGATGTCAATGTTGCCACAAAAACTGTATAGATATAGGAGTTGTTCAACATTAAACCTTGATGCTTTTGACAAGGATCTGGTTTATGCTGTTACTGCTGATAAGTTTAATGACCCCTATGACACTCTTGTTTATTATAGTTTGGATAATATTCAAGAGCAAATGAGAGCTTGTTGTACAGAAGAATTTCTTGAACAATTCAAACAGATACTTGAAACTAAAGATTTCGAATTTCCTCCAAGTGTAATCCAATTTTTCGGAAGAAACAATTTGACAGGTTTAAAAAAACAGGTAATATCGTGTAACGGCATAAATCCATTGACATTAGCTCTTTTTAGTGTTGTAATGGAAAACATATTGAAAGAAATCCTATTAAAAATGGGGGATACATTAAAGGTCGTATCTACAATAGCATGTTTAAGTGAAAGCATAGATTCTGTTATAATGTGGAGTCACTATGCCCAAAATCATGAAGGGTTTGCATTGGAATATGATTTAAGGTTCTTATTAGAACAAGGAGAAATGAATTGTTGTATCTTGCCTGTTATATATGATAATAACCGCTTTGATGCAAATAGTTTTATTCAATGGTATATAGCAAAGAGCTTGGGGCTGGATGTTAAAAATATAGATTCACTATCGCATTTGAAAATGGCTATTCACAAATCCACACAGTGGGAATATGAAAATGAATGGCGTATTATTCATTCAGAGAAACAACCTGCCGCACATTCTCGTGCAACAAGCCTGAAAATTGTTCCTAAAGCAATCTATTATGGAGAGAGAATTTCAAACATCCACAAGAAAACTTTGCATTATATAGCACAAGAAAAAGGAATTGCGGAATATGATATGTACATTGATTGTGGCTCGTTAAAGTATGAGATGTTATATAAGCCATCTCAATTTTGA
- a CDS encoding helix-turn-helix domain-containing protein produces MMNENNDVFTLEDEPLATVVQNMRKGSKWLSAFLENYRPPLDGERYLTDREVAELLRVSRRTLQEYRNNRVLPFILLGGKVLYPESGLRELLEANYRKPME; encoded by the coding sequence ATGATGAACGAGAACAACGATGTTTTTACACTGGAGGACGAGCCGCTTGCCACCGTGGTGCAGAATATGCGCAAAGGCTCTAAATGGCTCTCTGCATTTTTGGAAAACTACCGTCCACCGCTGGACGGGGAACGTTACCTGACGGACAGGGAGGTGGCGGAGTTGCTCCGTGTGAGCCGCCGTACCTTGCAGGAATACCGTAACAACAGAGTGTTGCCCTTTATCCTTTTAGGCGGGAAGGTGCTTTACCCCGAATCGGGATTGCGTGAACTGCTGGAGGCGAATTACCGCAAACCGATGGAGTAA
- a CDS encoding helix-turn-helix domain-containing protein: MNMEIVSIEKKTFEMMVATFGALSEKVAALRRKSDTGRMERWLTGEEVCGQLRISPRTLQTLRDKRLIGYSQINRRFYYKPEEVRRLIPLIGTLYPGGR; the protein is encoded by the coding sequence ATGAATATGGAAATAGTATCAATTGAGAAAAAGACTTTCGAGATGATGGTGGCGACATTCGGCGCACTCTCGGAGAAGGTCGCCGCACTGAGGCGCAAAAGCGACACGGGGCGCATGGAAAGATGGCTCACGGGCGAGGAGGTCTGCGGGCAGTTGAGAATAAGCCCGCGCACGTTGCAGACGTTGCGCGACAAGCGGCTTATCGGCTACTCGCAGATAAACCGCAGGTTCTATTACAAGCCGGAAGAAGTTAGGAGGCTGATTCCGCTTATCGGTACGCTCTATCCCGGCGGCAGGTAA
- a CDS encoding helix-turn-helix domain-containing protein — protein MKVITMESSVFRSLTEQIAEIAAHVRAVSGDKRAASPDRLLTTREAAHLLNVSTRTLQRMRSEQRIGYVVLRGKCRYRQSEIDRLLDESTVNEDAATPQELKRNHTLRTGGNPKGRRT, from the coding sequence ATGAAAGTGATAACAATGGAAAGTTCCGTCTTCCGGTCATTGACGGAACAGATAGCGGAGATTGCGGCACACGTCCGTGCCGTCTCCGGTGACAAGAGAGCGGCATCGCCCGACAGGTTGCTCACCACACGCGAGGCGGCGCACCTGCTTAACGTGAGTACCCGCACCCTCCAGCGTATGCGCAGCGAGCAACGCATCGGCTATGTCGTGCTTCGCGGCAAATGCCGCTACCGGCAGTCGGAAATCGACCGCCTGCTTGATGAGAGTACCGTCAACGAGGACGCGGCGACACCGCAGGAACTGAAACGCAACCACACGTTGCGCACGGGCGGCAACCCCAAAGGAAGGAGGACATAG
- a CDS encoding helix-turn-helix domain-containing protein, translating into MELLTRNNFEGWMQKLMERLDRQDELLLAMKAEGKQPTITESIRLFDNQDLCMLLQISKRTLQRYRSVGALPYKTLGKKTYYSEEDVLTFLSNHIKDFKKEDIAFYKARIHNFFHK; encoded by the coding sequence ATGGAACTGCTCACACGAAACAACTTCGAAGGCTGGATGCAGAAGTTGATGGAACGGCTCGACCGTCAGGACGAACTGCTGCTGGCGATGAAGGCTGAGGGGAAACAGCCTACTATCACGGAAAGCATCCGCCTTTTCGACAATCAGGACTTGTGCATGCTGCTTCAGATAAGCAAGCGCACCCTGCAACGCTACCGCAGTGTCGGCGCATTGCCCTACAAGACACTGGGCAAGAAAACCTATTACAGCGAGGAGGACGTGCTGACATTCCTTTCCAACCATATCAAGGACTTCAAAAAGGAAGATATAGCCTTCTACAAGGCTCGTATCCATAATTTCTTTCATAAATAA
- a CDS encoding DUF3945 domain-containing protein has product MAKKKDEKDVLVVRDEKTGEISVVAGLNADGTPKRTPAKAENAQSFLQFDRHGDVLDNFFKNFFRQCKEPSRFGFYRIAADQAENLLEVMKQLLKDPEANKELLAPHKVDTSDYEKKVQEELATEKQEPQKQENMEQQKEQQEDPEQTQGKRGYQPIDESKINWQELEDRWGVKRDDLEKSGDLTKMLHYGKSDLVKVKPTFGGEAFELDARLSFKKDGEGNISLVPHFIRKEQKLDEYKEHKFSDDDRKNLRETGNLGRVVDIVEKETGEIIPSYISIDRKTNEITDIPASKVRIPERIGKTEITKQEQDMLRAGLPVRDKLIERNDGRKFVTTLQVNVEQRGVEFVPGTGRSPRTVQTQETKGDTSKSQAQGGENATQTKKEQRRNTWTNEDGSIRPISKWSDVNFTDKQKADYVAGKAVKLENVTDKQGFHATMYIKFNPEKGRPYRYETNPDIGQQVAPSNESRTQVAVNNEGKTNEATKNLKEPLQKGQTTPKDARQQQQQDKPQKKTGKGMKV; this is encoded by the coding sequence ATGGCAAAGAAAAAAGACGAAAAGGACGTGCTGGTGGTCCGTGACGAGAAGACGGGCGAGATCAGCGTGGTTGCCGGGCTGAACGCGGACGGCACACCCAAGCGCACCCCCGCGAAAGCGGAAAACGCGCAGAGTTTCCTGCAATTCGACCGACACGGCGACGTGCTGGACAACTTCTTCAAGAACTTCTTCCGGCAGTGCAAGGAACCCAGCCGCTTCGGTTTTTACCGCATCGCGGCAGACCAAGCCGAAAATCTCTTGGAGGTGATGAAGCAACTGCTGAAAGACCCCGAAGCGAACAAGGAGCTGCTTGCCCCTCACAAGGTGGACACCTCCGACTACGAGAAAAAGGTGCAGGAAGAACTGGCAACCGAAAAACAAGAACCTCAAAAACAGGAAAACATGGAGCAACAAAAAGAACAACAGGAAGATCCCGAACAGACGCAGGGCAAACGGGGCTACCAGCCCATCGACGAGAGCAAAATCAACTGGCAGGAGCTGGAGGACAGATGGGGCGTGAAGCGTGACGACCTTGAAAAGTCCGGCGACCTTACGAAGATGCTCCACTACGGCAAGTCCGACTTGGTGAAGGTCAAGCCCACCTTCGGCGGCGAAGCATTCGAGCTGGACGCCCGCCTTTCCTTCAAGAAGGACGGCGAGGGAAACATCAGCCTCGTGCCGCACTTCATCCGCAAGGAGCAGAAACTGGATGAATACAAGGAACACAAATTCTCCGACGACGACCGGAAGAACCTGCGCGAGACGGGCAACCTCGGCAGGGTCGTGGACATCGTGGAGAAGGAAACGGGCGAGATTATCCCCTCCTACATCAGCATCGACCGCAAGACGAATGAGATCACGGACATTCCGGCGAGCAAGGTACGCATCCCGGAGCGCATCGGCAAGACGGAAATCACCAAGCAGGAGCAGGATATGCTCCGCGCCGGACTGCCCGTGCGCGACAAGCTCATCGAGCGCAACGACGGCAGGAAGTTCGTCACCACTCTGCAAGTGAACGTGGAGCAGCGCGGCGTGGAGTTCGTGCCGGGAACCGGAAGGTCGCCCCGTACCGTACAGACGCAGGAAACCAAAGGCGACACGTCGAAAAGTCAGGCGCAAGGCGGGGAAAATGCCACACAGACCAAGAAGGAGCAACGCCGCAACACGTGGACGAACGAGGACGGCAGCATCCGCCCCATCAGCAAATGGAGCGACGTGAACTTCACCGACAAGCAGAAAGCCGACTATGTGGCGGGCAAAGCCGTGAAACTGGAGAACGTGACCGACAAGCAGGGCTTCCATGCCACGATGTATATCAAGTTCAACCCGGAGAAGGGTCGCCCGTACCGCTACGAAACAAATCCCGACATCGGGCAGCAGGTCGCCCCGTCCAACGAGAGCCGCACGCAGGTGGCGGTGAACAACGAGGGCAAGACCAACGAGGCGACAAAGAACCTGAAAGAGCCTTTGCAGAAAGGTCAGACCACTCCGAAGGACGCCCGCCAGCAACAGCAGCAGGACAAGCCGCAGAAGAAAACGGGCAAGGGCATGAAAGTATAG
- a CDS encoding type IA DNA topoisomerase produces the protein MKTIIAEKPSVAREIARIVGATKREEGYFEGGGYAVTWAFGHLVQLAMPDGYGVRGFVRDNLPIIPDTFTLVPRQVRTEKGYKPDSGVVSQIKTIKRLFGTSDQIIVATDAGREGELIFRYLYHYTGSTTPFVRLWISSLTDKAIREGLRNLEDGGKYDNLYLAAKARSESDWLVGINGTQALSIAAGHGTYSVGRVQTPTLAMVCERYWENRRFTPEAFWQLHIATDGCDGKVVKFSSSEKWKSKEPATELYNKVKAAGFATVTKAERKEKTEDTPLLYDLTTLQKEANAKHGFTAEQTLEIAQKLYEKKLITYPRTGSRYIPEDVFAEIPKLLAFIGTQHEWKDKVRAKAIPTRRSVDGGKVTDHHALLVTGEKPLFLSKEDNTIYQMIAGRMVEAFSEKCVKDVTAVMAECAGVEFTVKGSVIRQAGWRAVYGEENKEETTIPGWQEGDTLTLKASSITEGKTKPKPLHTEATLLSAMETAGKEIEDDALRQAMKDCGIGTPATRASIIETLFKRGYMERCKKLLVPTEKGLALNSVVKTMRIADVAMTGEWEKELARIERGELSADTFRKKIEAYTREITSELLSCDKLFGSRDSGCACPKCGTGRMRFYGKVVRCDNTECGLPVFRLKAGRTLSDDEIKDLLTEGHTQLLKGFKSKQGKSFDAVVAFDGEYNTTFVFPEAKKGKKFSGRKK, from the coding sequence ATGAAGACAATCATTGCAGAAAAGCCCTCCGTGGCACGTGAAATCGCCCGCATCGTGGGCGCGACAAAGAGAGAGGAAGGATATTTCGAGGGAGGCGGCTATGCCGTGACATGGGCATTCGGACACCTTGTCCAGCTCGCCATGCCCGATGGCTACGGCGTGCGCGGTTTCGTCCGTGACAACCTCCCGATTATCCCCGACACCTTCACGCTCGTCCCCCGTCAGGTCAGGACGGAGAAAGGCTACAAGCCCGATAGCGGCGTGGTGTCGCAGATAAAAACAATCAAAAGGCTGTTCGGCACCAGCGACCAAATCATCGTGGCAACCGATGCCGGACGCGAGGGTGAACTTATCTTCCGCTACCTCTACCACTACACGGGCAGTACCACTCCTTTCGTGCGCCTGTGGATAAGCTCGCTCACCGACAAGGCTATCCGCGAGGGATTGCGCAACCTCGAAGACGGCGGCAAGTATGACAACCTATACCTCGCCGCCAAAGCGCGAAGCGAATCCGACTGGCTCGTGGGCATCAACGGCACGCAGGCTCTCTCCATCGCCGCCGGACACGGCACATACTCCGTGGGGCGGGTGCAGACACCAACGTTGGCTATGGTATGTGAACGCTACTGGGAGAACCGCCGCTTCACGCCCGAAGCCTTCTGGCAACTCCATATCGCAACGGACGGTTGCGACGGCAAGGTCGTGAAATTCTCATCCTCTGAAAAATGGAAGTCGAAAGAACCGGCAACGGAGCTATATAATAAGGTAAAGGCGGCAGGCTTCGCAACGGTAACGAAAGCCGAGCGCAAGGAGAAAACGGAGGATACCCCGTTGCTGTACGACCTGACCACGCTTCAGAAAGAAGCCAACGCCAAGCACGGCTTCACGGCGGAGCAGACGCTTGAAATCGCGCAGAAGCTCTACGAGAAGAAGCTGATAACCTATCCGAGAACGGGTAGCCGCTACATCCCCGAAGACGTGTTTGCCGAAATTCCCAAACTGCTCGCTTTCATCGGCACACAGCACGAATGGAAAGACAAGGTGCGGGCAAAAGCCATCCCGACACGCCGCAGCGTAGACGGCGGCAAGGTGACAGACCACCATGCCCTACTCGTCACGGGTGAGAAACCGCTCTTCCTCTCCAAAGAGGACAATACCATCTATCAGATGATTGCCGGGCGCATGGTCGAGGCATTCTCTGAAAAATGCGTCAAGGACGTGACCGCTGTCATGGCGGAATGTGCCGGAGTGGAGTTTACCGTGAAAGGCAGCGTCATCAGGCAAGCCGGATGGCGTGCTGTCTATGGCGAGGAAAACAAGGAGGAAACCACCATTCCCGGCTGGCAGGAAGGCGACACGCTGACACTGAAAGCCTCTTCCATCACAGAAGGGAAGACTAAGCCCAAGCCGCTACATACCGAAGCCACCCTGCTGTCCGCAATGGAAACGGCGGGCAAGGAAATCGAGGATGACGCACTGCGGCAGGCGATGAAGGACTGCGGCATCGGTACTCCCGCCACACGCGCCTCCATCATCGAAACGCTCTTCAAGCGCGGTTACATGGAACGCTGCAAGAAATTGCTTGTCCCCACCGAAAAGGGGCTTGCACTCAATTCCGTGGTGAAGACGATGCGCATCGCCGATGTCGCCATGACAGGCGAATGGGAGAAGGAACTGGCACGCATCGAGCGTGGGGAGCTGTCCGCCGATACCTTCCGCAAAAAGATAGAGGCGTACACGCGGGAGATTACCTCCGAACTGCTCTCATGCGACAAACTCTTCGGCAGCCGCGATTCCGGTTGCGCGTGTCCCAAGTGCGGCACGGGCAGGATGCGGTTCTACGGCAAGGTGGTACGCTGCGACAACACGGAGTGCGGGCTTCCCGTGTTCCGGCTGAAAGCGGGACGCACCCTGTCCGACGATGAAATCAAAGACCTGCTCACCGAAGGGCATACCCAGCTGCTCAAAGGCTTCAAGAGCAAACAGGGCAAGAGCTTCGATGCCGTCGTCGCCTTTGACGGGGAATATAACACGACGTTCGTGTTCCCGGAGGCTAAAAAGGGCAAGAAATTTTCAGGACGGAAGAAATAG
- a CDS encoding DUF1896 domain-containing protein: MNNKKNNEGQSDFSYYGLYLMDYLRTNKFEQATDTAFIRERADRAAETYEKARIEGYPTDGAQELAMETLLRGLHYSRYAMLHEVVENEFANEVPEEKQEAFIHKLLPLVGNVFSVYDLSDDNFALSSDYDLLYTELTGATVLYLDEYGV, encoded by the coding sequence ATGAACAACAAGAAGAACAACGAAGGGCAGTCCGACTTTTCCTATTACGGTCTGTACCTGATGGACTACCTCCGCACGAACAAGTTTGAACAGGCTACCGACACCGCTTTCATACGGGAACGCGCCGATCGTGCCGCCGAAACGTATGAAAAGGCGCGGATTGAAGGCTATCCCACCGACGGTGCGCAGGAACTGGCGATGGAAACACTGCTGCGCGGGTTGCACTATTCCCGGTACGCCATGCTCCACGAAGTCGTGGAGAACGAGTTTGCCAACGAAGTGCCGGAAGAGAAACAAGAAGCCTTTATCCATAAACTCCTGCCGCTTGTCGGCAACGTGTTCTCCGTCTATGACCTTTCGGACGACAACTTCGCCCTGTCTTCCGATTACGACCTGCTCTACACGGAGCTGACGGGAGCAACCGTCCTTTACTTAGACGAATATGGCGTTTAA